The following coding sequences lie in one Oryctolagus cuniculus chromosome 7, mOryCun1.1, whole genome shotgun sequence genomic window:
- the ZMYM1 gene encoding zinc finger MYM-type protein 1 isoform X3: protein MKEPPLNGECDKAVATQLGHLDEIKMEPDNAQEYSQAQQPKIQENELKTSTAFSDSASQLTTGLQLSLASSGVNKMLPSISTTAIQVSCSGCKKILQKGQTAYQRKGSTQLFCSIQCITEYISSASSPAPTKRPCSNCSKDILNPKDMISVQLEDSTSSKHFCNQSCLSSYEEKRKPFVTICTNDILTKCSMCQKTVVIQYEVKYQNVKFSVCSNVCFSKFHSINNFIMNCCENCGAYCYTSSSPHRILHTEGQPQLGGASRSLTTYKQKPTKTLTSFPCKSLKPSDEMIETTNDLGKTEIFCSINCFSAYSKTKMESSTATVSLMQGTSTELLSPKKDSIPVISNIVSLADTHATLPVMSTDVLQGTVSSVTANVIVDISKSSPSESNSDVANSVEQPSVSPSASVLSQHALDSSIEVRREKVSDQDPTYSVKSMTVADGLCHPKCIPKVPKIKVKSRNLKKPWCTNLQRLEYSIKKDVTFCYSCQLFYQKSFSYGGESFATQEIANWKKILEKFRKHEKSEMHLKSLQFWREYQFCDEAVNDNFSVHSKQIEGNKKYLKLIIENILFLGKQCLPLRGNDQSISSVNKGNFLELLEIRAKDKGEEIFRLMNSQIDFYNSTQIQNDIIEIIKTEMLQDIVSEINVSSAFSIICDEISDSAAKEQLAVCVRYPQKTAKTVLIKERFLGFIDTEEMNGTHLHRTIKTYLQRLGVDLNKICGQAYDSTTNLRIKFNKIAAEFKKEEPRALYIHCYAHFLDLAVIRFCKEVKELRSALKTLSSLFNTIYMSGEMLASFRNICKLSQNKTCKKHISQSCWTVHDRMLLSVIDGLPEIIETLEALVSSHSSNMSLGDELSDLLASVSKFEFIFCLKFLYRVLSVTGILSKELQSDTIDIFSLSSKIEAILECLSSERNDVYFKTIWDGAEEICQKITSKGFEVEKPSLQKRRKIQKAIDLDNSESVFFPTSIEEQYKINIYYQGLDTILQNLKLCFSEFDYCKMKQISELLFKWNEPLNEATAKHVQEFYKLDADIIPELRFYRHYAKLNFVIDHDCINFVSLGCLFIQHGLHNNIPCISKLLYIALSWPITSASAENSYSTLPHLKTYLFRTMGQERVSGLALMAVEQELVNKLMEPERLNGIVEKFINQMKEM, encoded by the exons ATGAAAGAACCACCATTAAATGGGGAATGTGACAAGGCAGTGGCAACACagctgggacacctggatgaaatTAAAATGGAACCTGACAACGCGCAA GAGTATTCTCAAGCCCAACAGCCCAAAATTCAGGAGAATGAACTGAAAACGAGCACCGCGTTTTCCGATAGTG cttCACAGTTGACAACAGGCCTTCAACTTTCTCTGGCATCATCCGGCGTGAATAAAATGCTTCCTTCAATTTCAACCACAGCTATTCAGGTTTCCTGTTCTGGTTGTAAGAAAATCCTCCAGAAGGGGCAAACCGCTTATCAGAGGAAAGGGTCCACTCAGCTGTTCTGCTCCATCCAGTGCATCACGGAATACATCTCCTCTGCCAGCTCCCCGGCCCCCACCAAGAGACCTTGCTCAAACTGCTCAAA agacaTTTTAAATCCAAAGGATATGATCAGTGTTCAGCTGGAAGATAGTACCTCCAGCAAACACTTCTGTAACCAGTCTTGTCTTTCATcctatgaagaaaaaagaaaaccatttgtAACCATCTGTACAAATGACATTTTGACCAagtgtagcatgtgtcagaagaCTGTTGTT ATTCAGTATGAAGTAAAATACCAGAATGTGAAATTCAGTGTGTGCAGTAATGTGTGCTTCTCCAAGTTCCACTCCATCAACAATTTCATCATGAACTGCTGCGAGAACTGTGGCGCGTACTGTTACACCAGCTCCAGTCCGCACCGCATCCTGCACACGGAGGGGCAGCCTCAGCTCGGCGGCGCTTCCAGGAGCCTCACCACGTACAAGCAG AAACCAACCAAAACACTTACATCTTTTCCTTGCAAATCATTGAAACCTTCAGATGAAATGATTGAGACCACCAATGACTTGGGGAAAACAGAGATTTTCTGCTCTATTAATTGTTTCTCTGCATACAGTAAAACTAAAATGGAGTCTTCCACAG caaCTGTTTCCTTGATGCAAGGCACTTCAACAGAGCTCCTTTCTCCAAAGAAAGATTCAATTCCAGTTATAAGCAATATAGTGTCACTGGCAGATACTCATGCTACCCTGCCCGTCATGAGTACTGATGTCTTACAAG GTACAGTTTCTTCTGTAACAGCAAATGTCATTGTGGAT ATTTCTAAGAGTTCACCCAGTGAATCAAATAGTGATGTTGCTAATAGTGTGGAGCAGCCAAGCGTTTCGCCATCTGCATCAGTGCTTAGTCAGCATGCACTTGATTCCAGTATAGAAGTACGGAGAGAGAAAGTGTCAGACCAGGATCCTACATACAGTGTGAAATCTATGACAGTCGCTGATGGACTCTGTCACCCAAAGTGTATACCCAAAGTaccaaaaattaaagtgaaatcaCGAAATCTTAAAAAACCCTGGTGTACGAATTTGCAGCGTTTGGAATACAGTATTAAAAAAGATGTGACGTTCTGTTACTCGTGCCAGTTGTTCTACCAAAAGAGTTTTAGCTATGGCGGAGAGTCATTTGCGACCCAAGAAATTGCTAATtggaaaaaaattctggaaaaattcAGAAAGCATGAAAAAAGTGAGATGCATTTGAAGTCACTGCAGTTTTGGAGGGAATACCAGTTTTGTGATGAAGCTGTCAATGATAACTTCTCTGTGCATTCAAAACAGATTGAGGGAAATAAAAAGTACCTAAAGCttatcattgaaaatattttatttcttggaaaacaGTGTTTGCCCTTAAGAGGAAATGACCAGTCTATTTCATCTGTGAATAAAGGCAATTTTTTAGAATTGTTAGAAATCAGAGCAAAAGATAAAGGAGAAGAAATATTTCGGCTTATGAACTCGCAAATTGATTTCTATAATAGCACACAAATTCAGAATGATATTATCGAGATAATAAAGACTGAAATGCTGCAGGACATTGTGAGTGAGATCAACGTCTCCTCAGCTTTTTCAATCATTTGTGATGAGATAAGTGATAGTGCCGCCAAAGAGCAGCTTGCCGTTTGTGTGAGATACCCACAGAAGACGGCAAAGACGGTCTTAATTAAGGAGCGGTTCTTGGGTTTTATTGATACGGAAGAGATGAATGGGACCCACTTACATCGGACCATCAAAACTTACCTGCAGCGTCTTGGGGTTGATTTGAATAAAATATGTGGCCAGGCCTATGATAGTACCACTAATTTGaggataaaatttaataaaattgcaGCAGAATTCAAGAAGGAAGAGCCAAGAGCCTTATATATACATTGTTACGCACATTTTTTGGACTTGGCAGTAATTAGGTTTTGTAAAGAAGTGAAAGAGCTGCGAAGTGCTCTGAAAACTCTCAGTTCTTTGTTCAACACTATCTATATGTCTGGGGAAATGTTGGCAAGTTTTCGAAACATTTGTAAGCTAAGTCAGAACAAAACATGCAAAAAACACATATCACAGTCGTGCTGGACCGTCCATGATCGTATGCTGTTATCTGTGATTGACGGGCTTCCAGAGATTATAGAAACATTGGAAGCGCTGGTGTCAAGCCATTCTTCAAACATGAGTTTGGGTGATGAACTGAGTGATCTCTTGGCATCTGTTTCCAAATTCGAATTTATCTTTTGTCTGAAATTTCTTTATCGAGTGCTAAGTGTTACGGGAATTCTTTCCAAAGAACTTCAGAGTGATACCATAGACATTTTTTCATTGTCTTCAAAAATAGAAGCAATTTTGGAATGCTTATCATCGGAAAGAAATGATGTGTATTTCAAAACCATCTGGGATGGAGCAGAGGAAATATGTCAAAAAATAACCTCTAAAGGTTTTGAAGTTGAAAAACCTTCtcttcagaaaagaagaaaaattcagaaaGCAATAGATCTGGACAACTCAGAAAGTGTGTTTTTTCCTACTTCAATAGAAGaacaatataaaattaatatttattaccaAGGATTGGATACtatattacaaaatttaaaattatgtttttcagaATTTGATTATTGCAAAATGAAGCAAATTTCAGAACTATTATTTAAATGGAATGAACCACTAAATGAAGCAACAGCCAAACATGTTCAAGAATTTTATAAACTTGACGCAGACATTATCCCAGAACTTAGATTTTATCGGCATTATGCAAAGCTCAACTTTGTCATCGATCATGATTGCATCAATTTCGTCAGTCTCGGTTGTTTGTTTATCCAGCATGGTCTTCACAATAATATTCCTTGCATCTCCAAGCTGTTGTATATTGCTTTGTCTTGGCCAATTACATCAGCAAGTGCCGAAAACTCATATTCTACACTGCCTCatcttaaaacatatttatttcgTACCATGGGACAAGAGAGGGTTAGTGGCCTGGCACTGATGGCTGTGGAGCAGGAATTGGTAAATAAACTGATGGAGCCCGAAAGACTGAATGGAATTGTGGAAAAGTTTATCAATCAGATGAAAGAAATGTAG
- the ZMYM1 gene encoding zinc finger MYM-type protein 1 isoform X2 — translation MVSGASFSQPSGGRWPADHRAYSRWSSSAVCVPKAIINHTCGSPGRIWKLFPRTKPINLELEDLFASDKKMKEPPLNGECDKAVATQLGHLDEIKMEPDNAQEYSQAQQPKIQENELKTSTAFSDSASQLTTGLQLSLASSGVNKMLPSISTTAIQVSCSGCKKILQKGQTAYQRKGSTQLFCSIQCITEYISSASSPAPTKRPCSNCSKDILNPKDMISVQLEDSTSSKHFCNQSCLSSYEEKRKPFVTICTNDILTKCSMCQKTVVIQYEVKYQNVKFSVCSNVCFSKFHSINNFIMNCCENCGAYCYTSSSPHRILHTEGQPQLGGASRSLTTYKQKPTKTLTSFPCKSLKPSDEMIETTNDLGKTEIFCSINCFSAYSKTKMESSTATVSLMQGTSTELLSPKKDSIPVISNIVSLADTHATLPVMSTDVLQGTVSSVTANVIVDISKSSPSESNSDVANSVEQPSVSPSASVLSQHALDSSIEVRREKVSDQDPTYSVKSMTVADGLCHPKCIPKVPKIKVKSRNLKKPWCTNLQRLEYSIKKDVTFCYSCQLFYQKSFSYGGESFATQEIANWKKILEKFRKHEKSEMHLKSLQFWREYQFCDEAVNDNFSVHSKQIEGNKKYLKLIIENILFLGKQCLPLRGNDQSISSVNKGNFLELLEIRAKDKGEEIFRLMNSQIDFYNSTQIQNDIIEIIKTEMLQDIVSEINVSSAFSIICDEISDSAAKEQLAVCVRYPQKTAKTVLIKERFLGFIDTEEMNGTHLHRTIKTYLQRLGVDLNKICGQAYDSTTNLRIKFNKIAAEFKKEEPRALYIHCYAHFLDLAVIRFCKEVKELRSALKTLSSLFNTIYMSGEMLASFRNICKLSQNKTCKKHISQSCWTVHDRMLLSVIDGLPEIIETLEALVSSHSSNMSLGDELSDLLASVSKFEFIFCLKFLYRVLSVTGILSKELQSDTIDIFSLSSKIEAILECLSSERNDVYFKTIWDGAEEICQKITSKGFEVEKPSLQKRRKIQKAIDLDNSESVFFPTSIEEQYKINIYYQGLDTILQNLKLCFSEFDYCKMKQISELLFKWNEPLNEATAKHVQEFYKLDADIIPELRFYRHYAKLNFVIDHDCINFVSLGCLFIQHGLHNNIPCISKLLYIALSWPITSASAENSYSTLPHLKTYLFRTMGQERVSGLALMAVEQELVNKLMEPERLNGIVEKFINQMKEM, via the exons gaatCTGGAAGCTGTTCCCCAGGACGAAACCCATTAATTTGGAACTAGAAGACTTGTTTGCATCAGACAAGAAGATGAAAGAACCACCATTAAATGGGGAATGTGACAAGGCAGTGGCAACACagctgggacacctggatgaaatTAAAATGGAACCTGACAACGCGCAA GAGTATTCTCAAGCCCAACAGCCCAAAATTCAGGAGAATGAACTGAAAACGAGCACCGCGTTTTCCGATAGTG cttCACAGTTGACAACAGGCCTTCAACTTTCTCTGGCATCATCCGGCGTGAATAAAATGCTTCCTTCAATTTCAACCACAGCTATTCAGGTTTCCTGTTCTGGTTGTAAGAAAATCCTCCAGAAGGGGCAAACCGCTTATCAGAGGAAAGGGTCCACTCAGCTGTTCTGCTCCATCCAGTGCATCACGGAATACATCTCCTCTGCCAGCTCCCCGGCCCCCACCAAGAGACCTTGCTCAAACTGCTCAAA agacaTTTTAAATCCAAAGGATATGATCAGTGTTCAGCTGGAAGATAGTACCTCCAGCAAACACTTCTGTAACCAGTCTTGTCTTTCATcctatgaagaaaaaagaaaaccatttgtAACCATCTGTACAAATGACATTTTGACCAagtgtagcatgtgtcagaagaCTGTTGTT ATTCAGTATGAAGTAAAATACCAGAATGTGAAATTCAGTGTGTGCAGTAATGTGTGCTTCTCCAAGTTCCACTCCATCAACAATTTCATCATGAACTGCTGCGAGAACTGTGGCGCGTACTGTTACACCAGCTCCAGTCCGCACCGCATCCTGCACACGGAGGGGCAGCCTCAGCTCGGCGGCGCTTCCAGGAGCCTCACCACGTACAAGCAG AAACCAACCAAAACACTTACATCTTTTCCTTGCAAATCATTGAAACCTTCAGATGAAATGATTGAGACCACCAATGACTTGGGGAAAACAGAGATTTTCTGCTCTATTAATTGTTTCTCTGCATACAGTAAAACTAAAATGGAGTCTTCCACAG caaCTGTTTCCTTGATGCAAGGCACTTCAACAGAGCTCCTTTCTCCAAAGAAAGATTCAATTCCAGTTATAAGCAATATAGTGTCACTGGCAGATACTCATGCTACCCTGCCCGTCATGAGTACTGATGTCTTACAAG GTACAGTTTCTTCTGTAACAGCAAATGTCATTGTGGAT ATTTCTAAGAGTTCACCCAGTGAATCAAATAGTGATGTTGCTAATAGTGTGGAGCAGCCAAGCGTTTCGCCATCTGCATCAGTGCTTAGTCAGCATGCACTTGATTCCAGTATAGAAGTACGGAGAGAGAAAGTGTCAGACCAGGATCCTACATACAGTGTGAAATCTATGACAGTCGCTGATGGACTCTGTCACCCAAAGTGTATACCCAAAGTaccaaaaattaaagtgaaatcaCGAAATCTTAAAAAACCCTGGTGTACGAATTTGCAGCGTTTGGAATACAGTATTAAAAAAGATGTGACGTTCTGTTACTCGTGCCAGTTGTTCTACCAAAAGAGTTTTAGCTATGGCGGAGAGTCATTTGCGACCCAAGAAATTGCTAATtggaaaaaaattctggaaaaattcAGAAAGCATGAAAAAAGTGAGATGCATTTGAAGTCACTGCAGTTTTGGAGGGAATACCAGTTTTGTGATGAAGCTGTCAATGATAACTTCTCTGTGCATTCAAAACAGATTGAGGGAAATAAAAAGTACCTAAAGCttatcattgaaaatattttatttcttggaaaacaGTGTTTGCCCTTAAGAGGAAATGACCAGTCTATTTCATCTGTGAATAAAGGCAATTTTTTAGAATTGTTAGAAATCAGAGCAAAAGATAAAGGAGAAGAAATATTTCGGCTTATGAACTCGCAAATTGATTTCTATAATAGCACACAAATTCAGAATGATATTATCGAGATAATAAAGACTGAAATGCTGCAGGACATTGTGAGTGAGATCAACGTCTCCTCAGCTTTTTCAATCATTTGTGATGAGATAAGTGATAGTGCCGCCAAAGAGCAGCTTGCCGTTTGTGTGAGATACCCACAGAAGACGGCAAAGACGGTCTTAATTAAGGAGCGGTTCTTGGGTTTTATTGATACGGAAGAGATGAATGGGACCCACTTACATCGGACCATCAAAACTTACCTGCAGCGTCTTGGGGTTGATTTGAATAAAATATGTGGCCAGGCCTATGATAGTACCACTAATTTGaggataaaatttaataaaattgcaGCAGAATTCAAGAAGGAAGAGCCAAGAGCCTTATATATACATTGTTACGCACATTTTTTGGACTTGGCAGTAATTAGGTTTTGTAAAGAAGTGAAAGAGCTGCGAAGTGCTCTGAAAACTCTCAGTTCTTTGTTCAACACTATCTATATGTCTGGGGAAATGTTGGCAAGTTTTCGAAACATTTGTAAGCTAAGTCAGAACAAAACATGCAAAAAACACATATCACAGTCGTGCTGGACCGTCCATGATCGTATGCTGTTATCTGTGATTGACGGGCTTCCAGAGATTATAGAAACATTGGAAGCGCTGGTGTCAAGCCATTCTTCAAACATGAGTTTGGGTGATGAACTGAGTGATCTCTTGGCATCTGTTTCCAAATTCGAATTTATCTTTTGTCTGAAATTTCTTTATCGAGTGCTAAGTGTTACGGGAATTCTTTCCAAAGAACTTCAGAGTGATACCATAGACATTTTTTCATTGTCTTCAAAAATAGAAGCAATTTTGGAATGCTTATCATCGGAAAGAAATGATGTGTATTTCAAAACCATCTGGGATGGAGCAGAGGAAATATGTCAAAAAATAACCTCTAAAGGTTTTGAAGTTGAAAAACCTTCtcttcagaaaagaagaaaaattcagaaaGCAATAGATCTGGACAACTCAGAAAGTGTGTTTTTTCCTACTTCAATAGAAGaacaatataaaattaatatttattaccaAGGATTGGATACtatattacaaaatttaaaattatgtttttcagaATTTGATTATTGCAAAATGAAGCAAATTTCAGAACTATTATTTAAATGGAATGAACCACTAAATGAAGCAACAGCCAAACATGTTCAAGAATTTTATAAACTTGACGCAGACATTATCCCAGAACTTAGATTTTATCGGCATTATGCAAAGCTCAACTTTGTCATCGATCATGATTGCATCAATTTCGTCAGTCTCGGTTGTTTGTTTATCCAGCATGGTCTTCACAATAATATTCCTTGCATCTCCAAGCTGTTGTATATTGCTTTGTCTTGGCCAATTACATCAGCAAGTGCCGAAAACTCATATTCTACACTGCCTCatcttaaaacatatttatttcgTACCATGGGACAAGAGAGGGTTAGTGGCCTGGCACTGATGGCTGTGGAGCAGGAATTGGTAAATAAACTGATGGAGCCCGAAAGACTGAATGGAATTGTGGAAAAGTTTATCAATCAGATGAAAGAAATGTAG
- the ZMYM1 gene encoding zinc finger MYM-type protein 1 isoform X1 has protein sequence MVSGASFSQPSGGRWPADHRAYSRWSSSAVCVPKAIINHTCGSPGSAPAGSWIRSGAARTRTSTHMGCQHYRRRLNLLHHSVSLAPKFLALGIWKLFPRTKPINLELEDLFASDKKMKEPPLNGECDKAVATQLGHLDEIKMEPDNAQEYSQAQQPKIQENELKTSTAFSDSASQLTTGLQLSLASSGVNKMLPSISTTAIQVSCSGCKKILQKGQTAYQRKGSTQLFCSIQCITEYISSASSPAPTKRPCSNCSKDILNPKDMISVQLEDSTSSKHFCNQSCLSSYEEKRKPFVTICTNDILTKCSMCQKTVVIQYEVKYQNVKFSVCSNVCFSKFHSINNFIMNCCENCGAYCYTSSSPHRILHTEGQPQLGGASRSLTTYKQKPTKTLTSFPCKSLKPSDEMIETTNDLGKTEIFCSINCFSAYSKTKMESSTATVSLMQGTSTELLSPKKDSIPVISNIVSLADTHATLPVMSTDVLQGTVSSVTANVIVDISKSSPSESNSDVANSVEQPSVSPSASVLSQHALDSSIEVRREKVSDQDPTYSVKSMTVADGLCHPKCIPKVPKIKVKSRNLKKPWCTNLQRLEYSIKKDVTFCYSCQLFYQKSFSYGGESFATQEIANWKKILEKFRKHEKSEMHLKSLQFWREYQFCDEAVNDNFSVHSKQIEGNKKYLKLIIENILFLGKQCLPLRGNDQSISSVNKGNFLELLEIRAKDKGEEIFRLMNSQIDFYNSTQIQNDIIEIIKTEMLQDIVSEINVSSAFSIICDEISDSAAKEQLAVCVRYPQKTAKTVLIKERFLGFIDTEEMNGTHLHRTIKTYLQRLGVDLNKICGQAYDSTTNLRIKFNKIAAEFKKEEPRALYIHCYAHFLDLAVIRFCKEVKELRSALKTLSSLFNTIYMSGEMLASFRNICKLSQNKTCKKHISQSCWTVHDRMLLSVIDGLPEIIETLEALVSSHSSNMSLGDELSDLLASVSKFEFIFCLKFLYRVLSVTGILSKELQSDTIDIFSLSSKIEAILECLSSERNDVYFKTIWDGAEEICQKITSKGFEVEKPSLQKRRKIQKAIDLDNSESVFFPTSIEEQYKINIYYQGLDTILQNLKLCFSEFDYCKMKQISELLFKWNEPLNEATAKHVQEFYKLDADIIPELRFYRHYAKLNFVIDHDCINFVSLGCLFIQHGLHNNIPCISKLLYIALSWPITSASAENSYSTLPHLKTYLFRTMGQERVSGLALMAVEQELVNKLMEPERLNGIVEKFINQMKEM, from the exons gaatCTGGAAGCTGTTCCCCAGGACGAAACCCATTAATTTGGAACTAGAAGACTTGTTTGCATCAGACAAGAAGATGAAAGAACCACCATTAAATGGGGAATGTGACAAGGCAGTGGCAACACagctgggacacctggatgaaatTAAAATGGAACCTGACAACGCGCAA GAGTATTCTCAAGCCCAACAGCCCAAAATTCAGGAGAATGAACTGAAAACGAGCACCGCGTTTTCCGATAGTG cttCACAGTTGACAACAGGCCTTCAACTTTCTCTGGCATCATCCGGCGTGAATAAAATGCTTCCTTCAATTTCAACCACAGCTATTCAGGTTTCCTGTTCTGGTTGTAAGAAAATCCTCCAGAAGGGGCAAACCGCTTATCAGAGGAAAGGGTCCACTCAGCTGTTCTGCTCCATCCAGTGCATCACGGAATACATCTCCTCTGCCAGCTCCCCGGCCCCCACCAAGAGACCTTGCTCAAACTGCTCAAA agacaTTTTAAATCCAAAGGATATGATCAGTGTTCAGCTGGAAGATAGTACCTCCAGCAAACACTTCTGTAACCAGTCTTGTCTTTCATcctatgaagaaaaaagaaaaccatttgtAACCATCTGTACAAATGACATTTTGACCAagtgtagcatgtgtcagaagaCTGTTGTT ATTCAGTATGAAGTAAAATACCAGAATGTGAAATTCAGTGTGTGCAGTAATGTGTGCTTCTCCAAGTTCCACTCCATCAACAATTTCATCATGAACTGCTGCGAGAACTGTGGCGCGTACTGTTACACCAGCTCCAGTCCGCACCGCATCCTGCACACGGAGGGGCAGCCTCAGCTCGGCGGCGCTTCCAGGAGCCTCACCACGTACAAGCAG AAACCAACCAAAACACTTACATCTTTTCCTTGCAAATCATTGAAACCTTCAGATGAAATGATTGAGACCACCAATGACTTGGGGAAAACAGAGATTTTCTGCTCTATTAATTGTTTCTCTGCATACAGTAAAACTAAAATGGAGTCTTCCACAG caaCTGTTTCCTTGATGCAAGGCACTTCAACAGAGCTCCTTTCTCCAAAGAAAGATTCAATTCCAGTTATAAGCAATATAGTGTCACTGGCAGATACTCATGCTACCCTGCCCGTCATGAGTACTGATGTCTTACAAG GTACAGTTTCTTCTGTAACAGCAAATGTCATTGTGGAT ATTTCTAAGAGTTCACCCAGTGAATCAAATAGTGATGTTGCTAATAGTGTGGAGCAGCCAAGCGTTTCGCCATCTGCATCAGTGCTTAGTCAGCATGCACTTGATTCCAGTATAGAAGTACGGAGAGAGAAAGTGTCAGACCAGGATCCTACATACAGTGTGAAATCTATGACAGTCGCTGATGGACTCTGTCACCCAAAGTGTATACCCAAAGTaccaaaaattaaagtgaaatcaCGAAATCTTAAAAAACCCTGGTGTACGAATTTGCAGCGTTTGGAATACAGTATTAAAAAAGATGTGACGTTCTGTTACTCGTGCCAGTTGTTCTACCAAAAGAGTTTTAGCTATGGCGGAGAGTCATTTGCGACCCAAGAAATTGCTAATtggaaaaaaattctggaaaaattcAGAAAGCATGAAAAAAGTGAGATGCATTTGAAGTCACTGCAGTTTTGGAGGGAATACCAGTTTTGTGATGAAGCTGTCAATGATAACTTCTCTGTGCATTCAAAACAGATTGAGGGAAATAAAAAGTACCTAAAGCttatcattgaaaatattttatttcttggaaaacaGTGTTTGCCCTTAAGAGGAAATGACCAGTCTATTTCATCTGTGAATAAAGGCAATTTTTTAGAATTGTTAGAAATCAGAGCAAAAGATAAAGGAGAAGAAATATTTCGGCTTATGAACTCGCAAATTGATTTCTATAATAGCACACAAATTCAGAATGATATTATCGAGATAATAAAGACTGAAATGCTGCAGGACATTGTGAGTGAGATCAACGTCTCCTCAGCTTTTTCAATCATTTGTGATGAGATAAGTGATAGTGCCGCCAAAGAGCAGCTTGCCGTTTGTGTGAGATACCCACAGAAGACGGCAAAGACGGTCTTAATTAAGGAGCGGTTCTTGGGTTTTATTGATACGGAAGAGATGAATGGGACCCACTTACATCGGACCATCAAAACTTACCTGCAGCGTCTTGGGGTTGATTTGAATAAAATATGTGGCCAGGCCTATGATAGTACCACTAATTTGaggataaaatttaataaaattgcaGCAGAATTCAAGAAGGAAGAGCCAAGAGCCTTATATATACATTGTTACGCACATTTTTTGGACTTGGCAGTAATTAGGTTTTGTAAAGAAGTGAAAGAGCTGCGAAGTGCTCTGAAAACTCTCAGTTCTTTGTTCAACACTATCTATATGTCTGGGGAAATGTTGGCAAGTTTTCGAAACATTTGTAAGCTAAGTCAGAACAAAACATGCAAAAAACACATATCACAGTCGTGCTGGACCGTCCATGATCGTATGCTGTTATCTGTGATTGACGGGCTTCCAGAGATTATAGAAACATTGGAAGCGCTGGTGTCAAGCCATTCTTCAAACATGAGTTTGGGTGATGAACTGAGTGATCTCTTGGCATCTGTTTCCAAATTCGAATTTATCTTTTGTCTGAAATTTCTTTATCGAGTGCTAAGTGTTACGGGAATTCTTTCCAAAGAACTTCAGAGTGATACCATAGACATTTTTTCATTGTCTTCAAAAATAGAAGCAATTTTGGAATGCTTATCATCGGAAAGAAATGATGTGTATTTCAAAACCATCTGGGATGGAGCAGAGGAAATATGTCAAAAAATAACCTCTAAAGGTTTTGAAGTTGAAAAACCTTCtcttcagaaaagaagaaaaattcagaaaGCAATAGATCTGGACAACTCAGAAAGTGTGTTTTTTCCTACTTCAATAGAAGaacaatataaaattaatatttattaccaAGGATTGGATACtatattacaaaatttaaaattatgtttttcagaATTTGATTATTGCAAAATGAAGCAAATTTCAGAACTATTATTTAAATGGAATGAACCACTAAATGAAGCAACAGCCAAACATGTTCAAGAATTTTATAAACTTGACGCAGACATTATCCCAGAACTTAGATTTTATCGGCATTATGCAAAGCTCAACTTTGTCATCGATCATGATTGCATCAATTTCGTCAGTCTCGGTTGTTTGTTTATCCAGCATGGTCTTCACAATAATATTCCTTGCATCTCCAAGCTGTTGTATATTGCTTTGTCTTGGCCAATTACATCAGCAAGTGCCGAAAACTCATATTCTACACTGCCTCatcttaaaacatatttatttcgTACCATGGGACAAGAGAGGGTTAGTGGCCTGGCACTGATGGCTGTGGAGCAGGAATTGGTAAATAAACTGATGGAGCCCGAAAGACTGAATGGAATTGTGGAAAAGTTTATCAATCAGATGAAAGAAATGTAG